From the Sebastes umbrosus isolate fSebUmb1 chromosome 2, fSebUmb1.pri, whole genome shotgun sequence genome, one window contains:
- the LOC119476353 gene encoding proteasome subunit alpha type-4 isoform X2 encodes MSRRYDSKTTVFSPEGRLYQVEYAMEAIGHAGTCLGILANDGVLLAAERRNIHKLLDEVFFSEKIYKLNEDLACSVAGITSDANVLTNELRLIAQRYLLQYQEPIPCEQLVTALCDIKQAYTQFGGKRPFGVSLLYMGWDKHYGFQLYQSDPSGNYGGWKATCIGNNSAASVSMLKQDFKEGEMTLSSALALAVKVLNKTMDVSKLSAEKVEIATLTREDGKTKIKVLKQKEVEELIKKHEAEEAKAEKDKKEKDQKEKDK; translated from the exons ATG tCTCGTAGATATGATTCCAAAACAACCGTATTTTCTCCTGAAG GACGCCTGTATCAGGTGGAGTATGCAATGGAAGCCATCGGTCACGCTGGAACATGTCTGGGGATTCTAGCAAATGATGGAGTGCTGTTGGCAGCAGAGAGACGCAACATCCACAAACTGCTTGATGAGGTTTTCTTCTCTGAGAAGATCTACAAGCTCAATGA AGACTTGGCCTGCAGTGTTGCTGGGATCACATCAGATGCTAATGTACTGACAAATGAGCTGCGGCTAATTGCACAGAG GTATTTATTGCAGTACCAGGAGCCAATACCCTGTGAGCAGTTGGTGACAGCGCTGTGTGACATCAAACAAGCATACACACAGTTTGGAG GTAAAAGGCCGTTTGGTGTTTCTCTGCTCTACATGGGCTGGGACAAACACTACGGCTTCCAGTTGTACCAGAGTGACCCCAGTGGCAACTATGGAGGCTGGAAGGCAACCTGTATTGGCAACAACAGCGCT GCTTCCGTGTCCATGTTGAAGCAGGACTTCAAAGAGGGTGAGATgactctgtcctctgctctggCTTTGGCTGTCAAAGTCCTCAACAAAACAATGGATGTCAGCAAGCTCTCAGCGGAGAAAG TGGAAATCGCCACCCTGACACGGGAAGACGGGAAAACGAAAATCAAGGTGCTGAAACAGAAAGAAGTTGAGGAACTCATCAAGAAGCACGAGGCTGAGGAGGCCAAggctgaaaaagacaaaaaggagAAGGATCAGAAGGAGAAGGACAAATGA
- the LOC119476353 gene encoding proteasome subunit alpha type-4 isoform X1 translates to MSRRYDSRTTIFSPEGRLYQVEYAMEAIGHAGTCLGILANDGVLLAAERRNIHKLLDEVFFSEKIYKLNEDLACSVAGITSDANVLTNELRLIAQRYLLQYQEPIPCEQLVTALCDIKQAYTQFGGKRPFGVSLLYMGWDKHYGFQLYQSDPSGNYGGWKATCIGNNSAASVSMLKQDFKEGEMTLSSALALAVKVLNKTMDVSKLSAEKVEIATLTREDGKTKIKVLKQKEVEELIKKHEAEEAKAEKDKKEKDQKEKDK, encoded by the exons ATG TCTCGTAGATATGATTCCCGAACAACCATATTTTCTCCTGAAG GACGCCTGTATCAGGTGGAGTATGCAATGGAAGCCATCGGTCACGCTGGAACATGTCTGGGGATTCTAGCAAATGATGGAGTGCTGTTGGCAGCAGAGAGACGCAACATCCACAAACTGCTTGATGAGGTTTTCTTCTCTGAGAAGATCTACAAGCTCAATGA AGACTTGGCCTGCAGTGTTGCTGGGATCACATCAGATGCTAATGTACTGACAAATGAGCTGCGGCTAATTGCACAGAG GTATTTATTGCAGTACCAGGAGCCAATACCCTGTGAGCAGTTGGTGACAGCGCTGTGTGACATCAAACAAGCATACACACAGTTTGGAG GTAAAAGGCCGTTTGGTGTTTCTCTGCTCTACATGGGCTGGGACAAACACTACGGCTTCCAGTTGTACCAGAGTGACCCCAGTGGCAACTATGGAGGCTGGAAGGCAACCTGTATTGGCAACAACAGCGCT GCTTCCGTGTCCATGTTGAAGCAGGACTTCAAAGAGGGTGAGATgactctgtcctctgctctggCTTTGGCTGTCAAAGTCCTCAACAAAACAATGGATGTCAGCAAGCTCTCAGCGGAGAAAG TGGAAATCGCCACCCTGACACGGGAAGACGGGAAAACGAAAATCAAGGTGCTGAAACAGAAAGAAGTTGAGGAACTCATCAAGAAGCACGAGGCTGAGGAGGCCAAggctgaaaaagacaaaaaggagAAGGATCAGAAGGAGAAGGACAAATGA
- the LOC119476343 gene encoding solute carrier family 25 member 44-like, producing the protein MQQKRNIQIIEWEDLDKRKFYSFGVFMTMTIRATVYPATLIRTRLQVQRGTSLYGGTFDAFFKILRAEGVRGLYRGFMVNSLTLFSGQAYITTYELVRKYVSQYSEDNTVKSLVAGGAASLVAQSITVPIDVVSQQLMMQGQGEHLTRFRFLDSNTEKGKTKKVFGQTRNIMAQIFAADGFRGFYRGYVASLLTYIPNSAVWWPFYHFYAEQLSKLAPSDCPHLLLQAMAGPLAAATASTVTNPMDVVRARVQVEGRSSVIETFKQLVKEEGCWGLTKGLSARIISSTPTAIVMVVGYETLKKLSLRPELVDSRHW; encoded by the exons ATGCAGCAGAAAAGGAACATCCAGATCATCGAGTGGGAGGACCTCGACAAAAGGAAGTTCTACTCCTTCGGGGTGTTCATGACGATGACCATCCGGGCCACCGTCTACCCGGCCACACTCATCCGCACTCGGCTGCAGGTGCAGAGGGGCACATCACTCTACGGCGGCACCTTTGACGCCTTCTTCAAGATCCTGCGGGCGGAGGGCGTCCGAGGCCTTTATCGCGGCTTCATGGTCAACTCCTTAACACTCTTCTCAGGCCAGGCGTACATAACCACCTACGAGCTGGTGAGGAAGTACGTCTCCCAGTATTCTGAGGACAATACGGTCAAGTCACTGGTGGCGGGCGGCGCGGCCTCCCTGGTCGCTCAGAGCATCACTGTTCCTATAGATGTTGTCTCTCAGCAGCTGATGATGCAGGGCCAAGGGGAGCACCTCACCCGCTTTCGATTTCTCGATTCTAACACAGAGAAGGGGAAGACCAAAAAAGTGTTCGGCCAAACTAGGAACATTATGGCTCAGATTTTTGCTGCTGATGGTTTCCGGGGTTTCTACAGGGGATACGTGGCTTCTCTACTCACGTATATCCCAAACAGTGCTGTCTGGTGGCCTTTCTATCATTTTTATGCTG AGCAACTCTCTAAACTGGCTCCCAGTGACTGCCCTCATTTGCTTCTACAAGCCATGGCTGGACCTCTAGCCGCTGCTACTGCCTCAACTGTCACCAACCCAATGGATGTGGTCAGAGCCAGGGTGCAG gTTGAAGGGAGGTCTTCTGTCATCGAGACGTTCAAGCAGCTGGTTAAAGAGGAGGGCTGCTGGGGATTGACCAAAGGACTGTCGGCACGCATCATCTCATCCACACCCACCGCCATCGTCATGGTGGTCGGCTATGAGACGCTAAAGAAACTGAGTTTGCGACCGGAGCTGGTGGACTCGAGACACTGGTAG